A section of the Thauera chlorobenzoica genome encodes:
- a CDS encoding VF530 family protein has translation MTAPQPNNPLHGLTLERILTELVACYGWAALGRQIDIRCFNHEPGIASSLKFLRRTPWAREKVEALYLHMVRSNAAQRHPTHGAAPRSTPKA, from the coding sequence ATGACAGCACCCCAACCCAACAATCCCCTGCATGGCCTCACGCTGGAGCGGATCCTGACCGAACTGGTGGCGTGCTACGGCTGGGCGGCGCTCGGACGGCAGATCGACATTCGCTGCTTCAACCACGAACCGGGCATCGCCTCGAGCCTCAAGTTCCTGCGTCGCACGCCGTGGGCGCGGGAGAAGGTCGAGGCGCTTTACCTTCACATGGTGCGCAGTAACGCAGCGCAACGACACCCGACTCACGGCGCCGCGCCCAGGAGCACCCCCAAGGCATGA
- a CDS encoding PA4780 family RIO1-like protein kinase — translation MKTPSRIQPLVADGLVDAVIRQLMSGKEAMVYVVQCGDTLRCAKVYKEANKRGFHHAVDYTEGRKTRNSRQARAMAKGSRYGRQEQEAAWQHAEVDALRSLAAAGVRVPTPYDFHEGVLLMELVADEDGEPAPRLNDVVLSEADARRYHAVLVREVVRMLCAGIVHGDLSEYNVLIDRDGPVIIDLPQAVDAAANNNARRMLERDVANLAAYFGQFAPALLDTDYGSEIWSLYESGQLQPESVLTGVFRAEEGCADVDEVMQIIEAARREEAAREAGRAAAGNA, via the coding sequence ATGAAAACCCCGAGCAGGATCCAGCCCCTGGTGGCCGATGGCCTCGTCGACGCCGTCATCCGGCAACTGATGAGCGGCAAGGAGGCGATGGTCTATGTCGTCCAGTGCGGCGACACGCTGCGCTGCGCCAAGGTCTACAAGGAAGCCAACAAGCGCGGTTTTCACCACGCGGTCGATTACACGGAAGGGCGCAAGACCCGGAACAGCCGCCAGGCCCGTGCGATGGCCAAGGGCTCGCGCTACGGGCGGCAGGAACAGGAAGCTGCGTGGCAGCACGCCGAGGTGGACGCGCTGCGCAGTCTCGCCGCTGCCGGGGTGCGCGTGCCGACGCCTTACGATTTTCACGAAGGCGTGCTGCTGATGGAACTGGTGGCCGACGAAGACGGCGAGCCGGCGCCGCGCCTCAACGACGTCGTGCTGAGCGAGGCGGATGCGCGCCGCTACCATGCGGTGCTCGTGCGCGAGGTCGTACGCATGCTGTGCGCCGGCATCGTGCATGGCGATCTGTCCGAGTACAACGTGCTCATCGACCGCGACGGGCCGGTGATCATCGACCTGCCGCAGGCGGTCGATGCTGCGGCCAACAACAACGCCCGCCGCATGCTCGAGCGCGATGTCGCCAACCTCGCCGCGTACTTCGGGCAATTCGCCCCCGCGCTACTGGACACCGACTACGGCAGCGAGATCTGGTCGCTGTACGAATCGGGCCAGCTTCAGCCCGAGAGCGTGCTCACCGGGGTCTTCAGGGCGGAAGAGGGATGCGCCGATGTCGACGAAGTGATGCAGATCATCGAGGCGGCGCGCAGGGAAGAAGCGGCGCGCGAGGCCGGCCGAGCGGCGGCAGGCAACGCCTGA